A single genomic interval of Lathyrus oleraceus cultivar Zhongwan6 chromosome 7, CAAS_Psat_ZW6_1.0, whole genome shotgun sequence harbors:
- the LOC127103360 gene encoding uncharacterized protein LOC127103360 — MAPPKSSSSKHSKKTQGSPLHPAHELKGPMVIGNQQYVPEPPNEREKECIYKSQVLIPVLVSGICHAMLGPLPNPDIKRDRLKEFFPTYFHTKPIGAGVKLQPQEKTVEQNDPQSSTDDGELNLTYLNYTRIFRTCPWSKDPSDYLSWLDKVEKIKGDFWKEIGIFDLIQLSRAGPNIFPNMLLASLYFWDSTYNTFHLPCGMVTPTLFDAATIVGLRPNGIDFDPTNLNEDTIAFDSNCAPYSLFMSHYHDEDTTEVSDVEHIAFLTLWLSKYVFFSRSLQVAKRFITMANQLHAGTKLCLSEMILANLYESLSESVSFLKTIKDQGKINLSGPFWLLQLWLNATFEASLPVKHELNEEKVKDRTVEWPRLVQLTSTDEGISLRQAFNGYVMMFAKRYHFTSTMAPFASRKIGPEWFTQQLPLEMQKDENIFLDVWESFLTPRLLFSHRNATKTQIALIVYQPNLVARQFGLIQIKPRPIFPKKGSIIFYNSLHNEEESKELSKKLTDDSLDIRPVIFRPSFLCTPEFDEWWKDYYSTRFFDVIAFTTHLTNAFAFVQNRTKKAVKIPTKKASVEASPSAAKKSSTKSKDTKSGKSSFNTEIPEEQLAVKGNPEKTLEKTVQEEDVPKNDHDRQTVAEFDAPTSEASEDDSPPHPGLNAANKGDDTDMETEVDDDHEEETAKDKDDQSKQPDGGQTLGRSTQPAPDQTKGSAISTGSTGFSREELESLKVQKPLEYLKAMLSARFNFQDSSQSSSTTSGATSEAPSLDNILTKIKTKILDVDLFKVLEESQRSIVKTTKKDSSSTPTAKLQSKDTESGKSSFNTEIPETVQEEDVPKNDHDRQTVAEFDAPTSEASEDDYPPHPGLNAANKGDNTDMETEVDDDHEKETTKDKDDQSKQPDGGQTLGRSTQPAPDQTKGSAISTGSTGFSREELESLKVQKPLEYLKAMLSAHFNFQDSSQSSSTTSGATSEAPSLDNILTKIKTKILDVDLFKVLEESTTALIELKKILKQINVLETSAEVGSFVMELMTLIDLATADLHRQRDLSQQISTKSETQVAEWDAVATSTDKV, encoded by the exons ATGGCTCCTCCAAAATCTTCCAGCAGCAAACATTCTAAGAAGACTCAAGGTTCACCTCTTCATCCTGCGCATGAGTTGAAGGGACCAATGGTTATTGGAAACCAACAATACGTTCCTGAACCTCCCAATGAGAGAGAGAAGGAATGTATCTATAAATCCCAGGTATTAATTCCTGTTCTTGTTTCTGGAATTTGTCACGCTATGTTAGGTCCACTCCCCAATCCAGATATTAAACGAGATCGTCTGAAAGAATTTTTTCCCACCTATTTCCATACCAAACCCATAGGTGCTGGAGTAAAACTTCAACCTCAAGAGAAAACTGTAGAACAAAATGACCCACAAAGTTCGACTGATGATGGAGAGTTGAATTTAACTTATTTGAATTATACTAGGATCTTTAGAACTTGTCCATGGTCGAAAGACCCTTCAGACTATTTATCCTGGCTAGACAAGGTTGAAAAGATTAAAGGAGATTTCTGGAAGGAAATAGGTATTTTCGACCTCATTCAATTGTCGAGAGCAGGACCCAACATTTTCCCAAACATGCTTTTAGCTTCCCTCTATTTTTGGGACAGTACCTATAACACTtttcaccttccttgtgggatggtCACACCCACTCTCTTCGACGCAGCAACCATCGTTGGCCTTCGTCCTAATGGGATAGATTTCGACCCCACCAACCTAAATGAAGATACTATAGCTTTCGACAGTAACTGTGCTCCATACTCTTTATTCATGTCTCATTATCATGACGAGGATACCACAGAAGTCTCGGATGTCGAACATATAGCCTTTTTAACTCTATGGCTATCAAAATATGTGTTTTTCTCCCGTTCCCTCCAAGTTGCCAAAAGATTCATCACTATGGCCAATCAGCTTCACGCAGGAACCAAACTATGCTTAAGTGAAATGATTTTGGCGAATCTTTACGAATCCTTGAGTGAGAGTGTAAGTTTTTTGAAAACCATCAAAGACCAAGGTAAAATCAATTTGTCAGGACCTTTCTGGCTTTTAcaattatggctcaatgccacatTTGAAGCTTCTCTTCCTGTAAAACACGAACTGAACGAAGAAAAAGTGAAGGACAGGACTGTCGAATGGCCTAGGTTGGTGCAACTAACGTCAACTGATGAAGGAAttagccttcgacaagctttcaaCGGTTATGTCATGATGTTTGCCAAAAGGTATCAttttacttcgaccatggcacccTTTGCTAGTAGAAAAATTGGACCTGaatggtttacccaacaactgccctTGGAAATGCAGAAGGATGAGAATATATTTTTGGATGTGTGGGAATCATTTTtaacccctaggctccttttttccCATCGTAACGCAACCAAAACCCAAATAGCTTTGATAGTCTACCAACCCAATCTCGTTGCTAGACAGTTTGGCTTGATCCAAATAAAGCCTCGACCCATCTTTCCAAAGAAAGGATCTATCATTTTTTACAACTCCCTTCATAATGAAGAGGAGAGCAAAGAGTTGTCGAAGAAGCTGACTGATGACTCTCTTGATATTCGACCAGTGATCTTTCGACCATCTTTTCTCTGTACTCCTGAGTTTGATGAGtggtggaaggattattattcTACCAGATTTTTTGACGTAATAGCCTTCACCACACATTTAACAAATGCTTTTGCTTTCGTGCAGaatcggaccaaaaaag ccgtaAAGATTCCTACCAAGAAAGCTTCCGTTGAAGCGTCACCAAGTGCTGCTAAGAAATCTTCGACAAAG TCGAAGGATACAAAGAGTGGGAAATCTAGTTTTAATACTGAGATTCCTGAG GAACAATTAGCTGTCAAAGGAAACCCTGAGAAAACTCTGGAAAAGACAGTCCAAGAAGAGGATGTCCCCAAAAATGATCATGACAGGCAGACTGTAGCAGAATTCGACGCTCCAACGAGTGAAGCTTCTGAAGACGAttctcctcctcatccaggattaaATGCTGCCAATAAGGGTGATGACACTGACATGGAGACTGAGGTCGACGATGACCATGAAGAAGAAACTGCTAAAGATAAGGATGACCAGTCGAAACAACCAGATGGTGGACAGACTTTAGGACGAAGCACTCAACCCGCTCCCGACCAGACCAAAGGAAGTGCCATATCAACTGGTTCGACTGGTTTCTCTCGCGAAGAGCTTGAGAGTCTTAAAGTGCAGAAACCCTTAGAATATCTGAAGGCCATGCTTAGCGCTCGTTTTAATTTTCAAGATTCTTCGCAAAGCAGTTCGACTACCTCTGGGGCCACTTCTGAAGCACCATCTCTTGACAACATCTTGACCAAGATTAAGACAAAAATCCTTGATGTTGATTTGTTCAAAGTTTTAGAAGAAAGCCAAAGATCCATTGTTAAGACAACTAAAAAAGATTCATCAAGTACTCCAACTGCCAAACTTCAGTCGAAGGATACAGAGAGTGGGAAATCTAGTTTTAATACTGAGATTCCTGAG ACAGTCCAAGAAGAGGATGTCCCCAAAAATGATCATGACAGGCAGACTGTAGCAGAATTCGATGCTCCAACGAGTGAAGCTTCTGAAGACGATTatcctcctcatccaggattaaATGCTGCCAATAAGGGTGATAACACTGACATGGAGACTGAGGTCGACGATGACCATGAAAAAGAAACTACTAAAGATAAGGATGACCAGTCGAAACAACCAGATGGTGGACAGACTTTAGGACGAAGCACTCAACCCGCTCCCGACCAGACCAAAGGAAGTGCCATATCAACTGGTTCGACTGGTTTCTCTCGCGAAGAGCTTGAGAGTCTTAAAGTGCAGAAACCCTTAGAATATCTGAAGGCCATGCTTAGCGCTCATTTTAATTTTCAAGATTCTTCGCAAAGCAGTTCGACTACCTCTGGGGCCACTTCTGAAGCGCCATCTCTTGACAACATCTTGACCAAGATTAAgacgaaaatccttgatgttgATTTGTTCAAAGTTTTAGAAGAAAGCACCACTGCTCTTATTGAactcaagaagattttgaaacAAATAAACGTCTTGGAAACTTCTGCCGAGGTTGGcagttttgtgatggagctgatgaccCTCATTGACTTGGCAACTGCAGACCTTCATCGTCAAAGAGATCTCTCCCAGCAAATCTCCACAAAATCTGAGACTCAAGTTGCTGAATGGGATGCTGTTGCAacttcgactgacaaagtttGA